A window from Mycobacterium saskatchewanense encodes these proteins:
- the dmpG gene encoding 4-hydroxy-2-oxovalerate aldolase yields the protein MSDIFFNPIWDVRMTDTSLRDGSHHKRHQFTTEEVGAIVAALDTAGVPVIEVTHGDGLGGSSFNYGFSKTPEQELIKLAAQTAKEAKIAFLMLPGVGTKEDIKEAQNNGGSICRIATHCTEADVSIQHFGLARELGLETVGFLMMAHTISPEKLAAQARIMADAGCQCVYVVDSAGALVLEGVRDRVAALVAELGDDAQVGFHGHENLGLGVANSVEAVRAGAKQIDGSCRRFGAGAGNAPVEALIGVFDKIGVKTGIDFFDIADAAEEVVAPAMPAECLLDRNALIMGYSGVYSSFLKHAIRQSERYGVPAHQLLHRAGQRKLIGGQEDQLIDIALEIKREQESGAVAAQ from the coding sequence ATGAGTGACATCTTCTTCAACCCGATCTGGGACGTCCGGATGACCGACACGTCGTTGCGGGACGGCTCGCATCACAAACGCCACCAGTTCACCACCGAGGAGGTGGGCGCGATCGTCGCCGCCCTGGACACGGCGGGTGTCCCGGTCATCGAGGTGACCCATGGTGACGGGCTGGGCGGGTCGAGCTTCAACTATGGGTTCTCCAAGACCCCCGAGCAGGAGCTGATCAAGCTCGCGGCCCAGACGGCCAAGGAGGCCAAGATCGCCTTTTTGATGCTGCCCGGGGTGGGCACCAAGGAGGACATCAAGGAGGCCCAGAACAACGGCGGCTCGATCTGCCGCATCGCCACCCACTGCACCGAGGCCGACGTGTCGATCCAGCACTTCGGCCTGGCCCGGGAGCTGGGGCTAGAGACCGTCGGGTTCCTGATGATGGCCCACACCATCTCCCCGGAGAAGCTCGCGGCCCAGGCGCGGATCATGGCCGACGCCGGCTGCCAGTGCGTCTATGTCGTCGATTCGGCCGGCGCGCTGGTCCTCGAAGGGGTGCGTGACCGGGTCGCCGCGCTGGTCGCCGAGCTCGGTGACGACGCCCAGGTCGGGTTCCACGGGCACGAGAACCTGGGCCTGGGGGTGGCCAACTCGGTCGAGGCCGTACGCGCGGGCGCCAAACAGATCGACGGCTCGTGCCGCCGCTTCGGCGCCGGGGCCGGCAACGCGCCCGTGGAAGCGCTCATCGGGGTGTTCGACAAGATCGGCGTCAAGACCGGCATCGACTTCTTCGACATCGCCGACGCCGCCGAGGAAGTCGTCGCCCCGGCCATGCCCGCCGAATGCCTGCTGGACCGCAACGCCCTGATCATGGGCTACTCCGGGGTGTACTCCAGCTTCCTCAAACACGCCATCCGCCAGTCCGAGCGCTACGGCGTACCCGCCCACCAACTCCTGCACCGCGCCGGCCAACGCAAACTCATCGGCGGCCAAGAAGACCAACTCATCGACATCGCCCTGGAGATCAAACGCGAGCAAGAAAGCGGAGCGGTCGCCGCGCAATAG
- a CDS encoding acetaldehyde dehydrogenase (acetylating) — protein MPSKASVAIVGSGNISTDLLYKLLRSDWLEPRWMVGIDPESEGLARARKLGLETTHEGVDWLLAHSEKPDLVFEATSAYVHRDAAPKYADAGIRAIDLTPAAVGPAVIPPANLREHLDAPNVNMITCGGQATIPIVYAVSRVVEVPYAEIVASVASVSAGPGTRANIDEFTKTTSRGVETIGGARRGKAIIILNPADPPMIMRDTIFCAIPEDADRDAIAKSIHDVVAEVQTYVPGYRLLNEPQFDEPSLNSGGQAVVTTFVEVEGAGDYLPPYAGNLDIMTAAATKVGEEIAKESLSATAGGAQA, from the coding sequence ATGCCTTCGAAGGCGAGTGTGGCCATTGTCGGGTCGGGGAACATCAGCACTGACCTGCTCTATAAGCTGCTGCGGTCGGATTGGTTGGAGCCGCGGTGGATGGTGGGCATTGACCCTGAGAGTGAGGGTCTTGCCCGGGCCCGCAAACTGGGGTTGGAAACCACTCACGAGGGCGTGGACTGGTTGCTGGCGCATTCGGAGAAACCTGATCTGGTGTTCGAGGCGACCAGTGCCTACGTCCACCGCGACGCCGCACCCAAGTATGCGGACGCCGGCATCCGCGCGATCGACTTGACGCCGGCCGCGGTGGGCCCGGCGGTGATCCCGCCGGCGAACCTGCGCGAGCACCTGGACGCGCCGAACGTCAACATGATCACCTGCGGGGGGCAGGCGACGATCCCGATCGTGTACGCGGTCAGCCGGGTCGTGGAGGTTCCTTACGCCGAGATCGTCGCGTCGGTCGCCTCGGTCTCGGCCGGGCCGGGCACGCGGGCCAACATCGACGAGTTCACCAAGACCACCAGCAGGGGTGTGGAGACCATCGGTGGGGCCAGGCGGGGCAAGGCCATCATCATCTTGAACCCGGCGGATCCGCCGATGATCATGCGCGACACCATCTTCTGCGCCATCCCCGAGGACGCCGACCGCGACGCGATCGCGAAGTCCATTCACGACGTGGTGGCCGAGGTGCAGACCTACGTGCCGGGTTACCGGCTGCTCAACGAGCCGCAGTTCGACGAGCCCTCGCTCAACTCCGGGGGCCAGGCTGTGGTCACCACGTTCGTGGAGGTGGAGGGCGCCGGTGACTACCTGCCGCCGTATGCGGGCAACCTCGACATCATGACCGCGGCGGCCACCAAGGTCGGCGAGGAGATCGCCAAAGAGTCCCTGTCCGCAACGGCGGGAGGAGCGCAGGCATGA
- a CDS encoding 2-keto-4-pentenoate hydratase encodes MLSAAIRDELAADLAQAERSREPIAPLTGAHPDIDVVDAYEIQLINIRQRVAEGARIVGHKVGLSSKAMQQMMGVDEPDYGHLLDEMQVFEDIPVKASRYLYPRVEVEVGFILAEDLPGAGCTEDDVLAATEALVPSIELIDTRITDWKIALCDTIADNASSAGFVLGEARVSPDKLDVKAIDAVLTRNGEVVADGRSDAVLGNPVTAVAWLARKVESFGVRLRKGDVVLPGSCTRAIDARAGDEFLADFTGLGSVRLSFE; translated from the coding sequence ATGCTCAGTGCCGCGATCCGCGACGAGCTGGCCGCCGACCTGGCGCAGGCCGAGCGCAGCCGCGAACCGATCGCTCCCCTGACGGGCGCGCACCCGGACATCGACGTCGTCGACGCCTACGAGATCCAGCTGATCAATATCCGTCAGCGGGTCGCCGAGGGGGCCCGGATCGTCGGCCACAAGGTGGGGCTGTCGTCGAAGGCCATGCAGCAGATGATGGGGGTCGACGAGCCGGACTACGGGCACCTGCTCGACGAGATGCAGGTGTTCGAGGACATCCCGGTCAAGGCGAGTCGGTACCTGTATCCCCGGGTCGAGGTCGAGGTCGGTTTCATCCTGGCCGAGGACCTGCCGGGGGCCGGCTGCACCGAGGATGACGTGCTCGCGGCCACCGAGGCGCTGGTGCCGTCGATCGAGCTCATCGATACGCGCATCACGGACTGGAAGATCGCGCTGTGCGACACCATTGCCGACAACGCGTCGTCGGCGGGTTTCGTGCTGGGCGAGGCCCGGGTTTCGCCCGACAAGCTGGACGTGAAAGCTATCGACGCGGTGTTGACGCGCAACGGCGAGGTCGTCGCCGACGGGCGCAGCGACGCGGTGCTGGGCAATCCGGTCACGGCGGTGGCGTGGTTGGCCCGCAAAGTGGAAAGCTTCGGGGTGCGGCTCCGAAAAGGTGATGTGGTACTTCCCGGGTCGTGCACGCGCGCGATCGATGCGCGCGCGGGAGATGAATTTCTCGCCGACTTCACGGGCCTGGGTTCGGTGCGGTTGTCGTTCGAGTAG
- the kstD gene encoding 3-oxosteroid 1-dehydrogenase, protein MTAKEYDVVVVGSGGAGMVAALTAAHRGLSTVVIEKAAHFGGSTARSGGGVWIPNNEVLKRAGVRDTPEAARTYLHGIVGDIVEPERIDTYLDRGPEMLSFVLKHTPLKMCWVPQYADYYPEAPGGRAGGRSIEPKPFDARRLGPDEAGLEPAYGKVPLNVVVMQQDYVRLNQLKRHPRGLARSLKVGARTMWAKATGKNLVGMGRALIGPLRIGLQRAGVPVVLNTALTDLYVEDGVVRGVYVRETTESESAEPRLIRARRGVILASGGFEHNEQMRVKYQRAPITTEWTVGAKANTGDGIIAGEKLGAALDLMEDAWWGPTVPLVGAPWFALSERNSPGSIIVNMSGQRFMNESMPYVEACHHMYGGEYGQGPGPGENIPAWLVFDQQYRDRYIFAGLQPGQRIPRKWLESGVIVQADTLEQLAEKAGLPADQFAATVQRFNGFARSGVDSDFHRGESAYDRYYGDPTNKPNPNLGEITHAPYYAAKMVPGDLGTKGGIRTDVHGRALRDDGTIIEGLYAAGNVSAPVMGHTYPGPGGTIGPAMTFGYLAALHLAGAN, encoded by the coding sequence ATGACAGCGAAGGAGTACGACGTCGTCGTGGTTGGCAGCGGCGGAGCCGGCATGGTCGCCGCCCTCACCGCCGCCCACCGGGGTCTGTCGACAGTAGTCATCGAGAAGGCTGCCCACTTCGGCGGCTCTACCGCGCGCTCCGGCGGCGGCGTCTGGATTCCGAACAACGAAGTGCTCAAGCGCGCCGGCGTGCGCGACACCCCGGAGGCTGCCCGGACCTACCTGCACGGGATCGTCGGCGACATCGTGGAGCCCGAGCGCATCGACACCTACCTCGACCGCGGCCCGGAGATGCTGTCGTTCGTGCTCAAGCACACGCCGCTCAAGATGTGCTGGGTGCCGCAGTACGCCGACTACTACCCCGAGGCCCCGGGCGGCCGCGCGGGTGGTCGGTCGATCGAGCCGAAACCGTTCGACGCCCGCAGGCTCGGTCCCGACGAGGCGGGCCTGGAACCGGCCTACGGCAAGGTGCCGCTCAACGTCGTTGTGATGCAGCAGGACTACGTGCGGCTCAACCAGCTGAAGCGGCACCCGCGCGGTCTGGCGCGCAGCCTCAAGGTGGGTGCTCGCACCATGTGGGCCAAGGCCACCGGCAAGAATCTCGTCGGCATGGGCCGCGCCCTGATCGGCCCGTTGCGCATCGGCCTGCAGCGAGCCGGAGTCCCGGTCGTACTCAACACCGCGCTCACCGACCTCTACGTCGAGGACGGCGTGGTTCGGGGCGTGTACGTCCGCGAAACCACCGAATCCGAATCGGCCGAGCCGCGGTTGATCCGGGCCCGGCGGGGCGTCATCCTGGCTAGCGGCGGTTTCGAACACAACGAACAGATGCGGGTGAAGTATCAGCGCGCACCCATCACCACCGAGTGGACCGTGGGCGCCAAGGCCAACACCGGCGACGGTATCATCGCTGGTGAAAAGCTTGGCGCCGCACTGGATTTGATGGAAGACGCGTGGTGGGGCCCCACCGTGCCGCTGGTCGGCGCACCGTGGTTTGCGTTGTCGGAGCGCAACTCGCCCGGGTCGATCATCGTCAACATGTCCGGTCAGCGGTTTATGAACGAATCCATGCCGTACGTCGAAGCGTGCCACCACATGTACGGCGGGGAGTACGGCCAGGGGCCCGGACCCGGTGAAAACATTCCGGCGTGGCTGGTGTTCGACCAGCAGTACCGGGATCGCTACATCTTCGCCGGACTCCAACCGGGGCAACGGATCCCGCGCAAATGGCTAGAGTCGGGCGTCATCGTCCAGGCCGACACCCTCGAGCAGCTGGCCGAAAAGGCGGGCCTTCCCGCCGACCAGTTTGCCGCGACCGTGCAGCGTTTCAACGGGTTCGCACGCTCGGGCGTCGACTCGGACTTTCACCGGGGCGAAAGCGCCTACGACCGTTACTACGGCGACCCGACCAACAAGCCGAATCCCAACTTGGGCGAGATCACCCACGCGCCGTATTACGCCGCCAAGATGGTACCCGGTGACCTCGGGACCAAGGGCGGCATTCGTACCGACGTGCACGGGCGCGCGCTACGCGACGACGGCACGATCATCGAAGGGCTCTACGCCGCAGGCAATGTCAGCGCGCCGGTGATGGGACACACCTATCCCGGCCCCGGTGGAACCATCGGACCCGCGATGACTTTCGGGTACCTGGCCGCCCTGCACCTGGCTGGAGCCAACTGA
- a CDS encoding MaoC family dehydratase, translated as MPIDVDVALKAVLDPIEFSWSSSDVQLYHLGLGAGADPMSPRELRYLVDETPQVLPTFATVAATFHATKPPTVKFPGIDIELSKVLHASERVEVPAPLPPSGSARAVTRFTDIWDKGKAAVIWSETTVTTPDGAHLWTQKRSIYARGEGGFGGERGPSSSEAAPDRAPDFEVAMPILPQQALLYRLCGDRNPLHSDPEFAAAAGFPQPILHGLCTFGMTCKAITDAVLDGDASAVAAYGARFAGVAFPGERLAVNIWKEDGRLSASVVAPSRDNAVVLGGVELVPA; from the coding sequence ATGCCGATCGACGTGGACGTCGCGCTGAAGGCCGTGCTGGACCCGATCGAATTCTCCTGGTCCAGTAGCGATGTGCAGCTCTACCATCTGGGCCTCGGCGCGGGCGCCGATCCGATGAGCCCTCGCGAACTGCGCTACCTCGTGGACGAGACGCCCCAGGTGCTGCCGACGTTCGCCACCGTCGCGGCCACCTTCCACGCCACCAAGCCGCCAACCGTCAAGTTCCCCGGCATCGACATCGAGCTCAGCAAGGTGCTGCACGCCAGCGAGCGAGTGGAAGTGCCCGCGCCGCTGCCGCCGTCGGGTTCCGCGCGAGCCGTCACCCGGTTCACGGACATCTGGGACAAGGGCAAAGCCGCCGTCATCTGGAGCGAAACAACGGTAACCACGCCGGACGGCGCGCACCTGTGGACGCAGAAGCGATCGATCTACGCCCGTGGGGAAGGCGGGTTCGGTGGTGAGCGCGGGCCGTCATCGTCGGAAGCGGCGCCCGACCGGGCGCCCGATTTCGAGGTGGCGATGCCGATCCTGCCGCAGCAGGCACTGCTGTACCGGCTCTGCGGCGACCGCAACCCGCTGCACTCCGATCCCGAATTCGCCGCAGCCGCAGGCTTTCCCCAGCCGATCCTGCACGGCCTGTGCACCTTCGGGATGACCTGCAAGGCGATCACCGACGCGGTCCTGGACGGCGACGCTTCGGCGGTCGCGGCGTACGGCGCCCGTTTCGCGGGTGTTGCGTTCCCGGGTGAAAGGCTTGCGGTCAACATCTGGAAGGAAGACGGGCGGCTATCGGCCAGCGTTGTCGCGCCTTCACGAGACAACGCCGTAGTGCTCGGCGGCGTCGAGTTGGTTCCGGCCTAG
- a CDS encoding DUF559 domain-containing protein encodes MGEPFVGSEAVACGLLTKSHLETRYIRLFRGVYIDRDAEVTAAVRARAGWLWTRRRGVVAGFSAAALHGSKWVDDRRPVELIHDNHHVAAGLQLHREPVQADEVELIDGVAATSPTRTALDLGCWYPTMTAVAAMDALAGATEIKAADVELLTRRYSGRRGIARARRAADLFDAGAQSPKESWLRVVLIDAGLPRPHTQIQVLDEFGSAFAYLDMGWEDVKVAVEYDGEQHRSDRRQYTWDVRRLERLERLGWIVIRVVAGDRPADIIGRVRAARARRVPA; translated from the coding sequence ATGGGCGAGCCTTTTGTCGGGAGCGAAGCCGTTGCCTGTGGACTGCTGACCAAAAGTCACTTGGAAACGCGCTACATTCGGCTGTTTCGGGGCGTCTACATCGATCGCGACGCCGAGGTCACCGCTGCGGTTCGTGCGAGGGCCGGGTGGTTATGGACACGCCGTCGTGGCGTCGTCGCGGGGTTCTCGGCGGCCGCGCTGCACGGAAGCAAATGGGTCGACGACCGAAGACCTGTGGAGCTGATCCACGACAACCACCATGTCGCGGCGGGGCTACAACTGCACAGGGAGCCTGTCCAGGCGGACGAAGTCGAACTGATCGACGGCGTTGCGGCGACGTCACCAACGAGGACAGCACTGGACCTCGGCTGTTGGTACCCGACGATGACCGCCGTGGCGGCGATGGACGCGTTGGCCGGAGCAACGGAAATCAAGGCCGCTGACGTCGAGCTGCTGACTCGCAGGTACTCGGGACGCCGAGGCATCGCGCGAGCGCGCCGGGCGGCGGACCTCTTCGACGCCGGAGCGCAGTCGCCGAAAGAGTCGTGGCTTCGAGTCGTGTTGATCGACGCCGGTCTGCCGCGGCCGCACACGCAGATTCAGGTGCTCGACGAGTTCGGCAGTGCCTTCGCCTACTTGGACATGGGATGGGAGGACGTGAAAGTCGCGGTGGAATACGACGGCGAGCAGCACCGCAGCGATCGCCGACAGTACACCTGGGATGTCCGGAGGCTGGAGAGGCTTGAGCGTCTGGGGTGGATCGTCATCAGGGTGGTCGCCGGCGACCGGCCGGCCGACATCATCGGACGAGTGCGCGCCGCTCGTGCTCGTCGTGTGCCCGCCTAG
- a CDS encoding lipid-transfer protein — MLSGKAAIVGIGATDFSKDSGRSELRLAAEAVLDALDDAGLSPADVDGLTTFTMDTNNETAVARAVGIGDLKFFSQIGYGGGAACATVQQAAIAVATGVADVVVAYRAFNERSGMRFGQVQTRLAGDARAQADSTAADNSFSYPHGLSTPAAQVAMIARRYMQLSGATSRDFGVISVADRKHAAKNPKAYFYEKPITIEDHQNSRWIAEPLRLLDCCQETDGAVAIVVTSAERARDLKQRPAVIEAASQGSSPDQYTMVSYYRAELGLPEMGVVGQQLWQQSGLQPSDVQTAILYDHFTPFTLIQLEELGFCGRGEAKDFIADGAIEIGGRLPINTHGGQLGEAYIHGMNGIAEGVRQLRGTSVNPVPDVEHVLVTAGTGVPTSGLILG; from the coding sequence ATGCTTTCTGGTAAAGCGGCGATCGTCGGCATCGGCGCGACTGACTTCTCGAAGGACTCCGGTCGCAGCGAGCTGCGGTTGGCGGCCGAGGCGGTGCTGGACGCGCTGGACGATGCCGGCCTTTCGCCGGCGGATGTCGACGGCCTGACCACCTTCACGATGGACACCAACAACGAGACCGCGGTGGCGCGTGCGGTCGGCATCGGCGACCTGAAGTTCTTTTCGCAGATCGGTTATGGTGGCGGCGCCGCGTGCGCGACCGTCCAGCAGGCGGCGATCGCCGTCGCCACCGGGGTGGCCGACGTGGTGGTGGCGTACCGGGCGTTCAACGAGCGGTCGGGCATGCGGTTCGGTCAGGTGCAGACCCGGCTGGCGGGAGACGCCCGCGCACAGGCCGATTCGACCGCGGCCGACAATTCCTTCTCCTACCCGCACGGGCTTTCGACCCCGGCGGCGCAGGTGGCCATGATCGCGCGGCGCTACATGCAGCTGTCCGGCGCCACCAGCCGCGACTTCGGGGTTATCTCGGTGGCCGATCGCAAACACGCCGCCAAAAACCCCAAGGCGTACTTCTACGAGAAGCCGATAACCATTGAGGATCACCAGAATTCGCGGTGGATCGCCGAGCCCCTGAGGTTGCTGGACTGCTGCCAGGAGACCGATGGCGCGGTTGCGATCGTGGTGACGTCGGCCGAGCGAGCGCGGGACCTCAAGCAGCGGCCGGCCGTCATCGAGGCGGCGTCGCAGGGATCGAGCCCCGACCAGTACACCATGGTCAGCTACTACCGGGCCGAGCTCGGCCTGCCGGAGATGGGCGTGGTGGGGCAGCAGCTGTGGCAGCAATCCGGACTGCAGCCGTCGGACGTCCAGACCGCGATTCTCTACGACCACTTCACGCCCTTCACGCTGATCCAGTTGGAGGAGTTGGGCTTCTGCGGCCGCGGCGAGGCGAAGGACTTCATCGCCGACGGGGCCATCGAGATAGGCGGGCGGCTGCCTATCAACACGCACGGCGGCCAGCTAGGCGAGGCGTACATCCACGGCATGAACGGCATCGCGGAGGGCGTGCGCCAGCTGCGCGGCACCTCAGTGAACCCGGTCCCCGACGTCGAGCATGTCCTCGTCACCGCGGGCACCGGTGTGCCCACGTCGGGCCTGATCCTCGGCTAG
- a CDS encoding MaoC family dehydratase — protein sequence MSAPAVEVGTTLPELKLYGDPTFIISTALATRDFQDVHHDRDKAQAKGSKDIFVNILTDTGLVERFVTDWAGPSALIKSIGLRLGVPWYAYDTVTFTGEVTAVDDGLITVKVFGRNSLGDHVIATVTLRMGDS from the coding sequence ATGAGCGCCCCGGCCGTCGAAGTGGGCACGACGCTGCCCGAGCTCAAGCTGTACGGGGACCCGACGTTCATCATCTCGACCGCGCTGGCCACCCGCGACTTCCAGGACGTGCACCACGACCGGGACAAGGCGCAGGCCAAGGGCTCCAAGGACATCTTCGTCAACATCCTGACCGACACCGGTCTGGTCGAGCGGTTCGTGACCGACTGGGCCGGGCCGTCTGCGCTGATCAAGTCGATCGGGCTGCGGCTAGGGGTGCCGTGGTATGCCTATGACACGGTGACGTTCACCGGTGAGGTGACCGCTGTGGACGACGGCCTCATCACCGTCAAGGTGTTCGGCCGCAACAGCCTTGGTGACCATGTCATTGCGACGGTGACCCTGCGGATGGGGGACTCCTGA
- a CDS encoding bifunctional MaoC family dehydratase N-terminal/OB-fold nucleic acid binding domain-containing protein — protein MTEIQDAVAEIKAAGGAKPRAARDPVNQPTINNWVEALGDRNPIYVDEAAAWAAGHPGIVAPPAMIQVWTMFGLGGERPKDDPLGPIMQLLDDAGYIGVVATNCEQTYHRYLQPGEQVSVTSEMGDVVGPKQTALGEGYFVNQHIIWRVGDEDVAEMNWRILKFKPRESAEASSVPADLDPDAMMRPASSRDTAFFWEGVKAHELRIQRRPDGSLQHPPVPAVWQDKAAPIDYVVSSGKGAVFSFVVHHAPKVPGRTLPFVIALVELEEGVRMLGELRGVDPAQVQIGTPVRATYIDFPAGDSGPEWSLYAWEPLGDKA, from the coding sequence ATGACCGAAATCCAGGACGCCGTCGCGGAGATCAAAGCGGCTGGCGGGGCCAAGCCGCGGGCGGCCCGGGATCCGGTCAACCAGCCGACCATCAACAACTGGGTTGAAGCGCTCGGCGACCGCAACCCCATCTACGTGGACGAGGCCGCGGCCTGGGCCGCCGGTCATCCTGGGATTGTGGCCCCTCCGGCCATGATTCAGGTCTGGACGATGTTCGGCCTGGGCGGTGAGCGCCCCAAGGATGACCCGCTCGGGCCGATCATGCAGCTGTTGGACGACGCCGGCTACATCGGCGTCGTAGCCACCAATTGCGAGCAGACCTACCACCGTTACCTGCAGCCCGGCGAGCAGGTGAGCGTCACCTCGGAGATGGGCGACGTCGTCGGGCCCAAGCAGACGGCCCTGGGCGAGGGCTATTTCGTCAATCAGCACATCATCTGGCGCGTCGGTGACGAGGACGTCGCCGAGATGAATTGGCGGATCTTGAAGTTCAAGCCGCGGGAGTCCGCCGAGGCCTCATCGGTTCCGGCGGATCTCGATCCCGACGCCATGATGCGGCCCGCGTCCTCGCGCGACACGGCGTTCTTCTGGGAGGGTGTCAAGGCGCACGAGCTGCGCATTCAGCGGCGGCCGGACGGCAGTCTGCAGCATCCGCCGGTACCGGCGGTATGGCAGGACAAGGCCGCGCCGATCGACTACGTGGTGTCCAGCGGCAAGGGCGCCGTGTTCAGCTTTGTCGTGCACCACGCGCCGAAGGTTCCAGGCCGCACACTGCCTTTCGTCATCGCGCTGGTCGAGCTCGAGGAGGGCGTGCGGATGCTGGGCGAGCTGCGCGGGGTCGACCCCGCCCAGGTACAGATCGGCACGCCCGTTCGCGCCACCTACATCGACTTTCCTGCGGGTGATAGCGGCCCGGAATGGAGCCTCTACGCGTGGGAGCCTTTGGGAGACAAAGCATGA
- the fadE29 gene encoding acyl-CoA dehydrogenase FadE29: MFIDLTPEQRQLQAELREYFENLISPDEAKAMESDRHNEAYRAVIRRMGQDGKLGVGWPKEFGGLGFGPIEQSIFVNEAHRADVPLPAVTLQTVGPTLQQFGSELQKKKFLPAILAGEVHFAIGYTEPEAGTDLASLRTTAVRQGDEYIVNGQKIFTTGAHDADYIWLACRTDPEAVKHKGISILIVDTKDPGYSWTPIILSDGAHHTNATYYNDVRVPADMLVGEENGGWRLITTQLNNERVMLGPAGRVAGIYDRVHAWASKPGADGVTPIDHEDVKRALGEIYSMWRINELLNWQVAAAGEDINVADAASTKVFGTERIQYIGRLAEEIVFKYGNPAESETAELINWLDSQTKRNLVITFGGGVNEVMREMIAAAGLKVPRVPR, from the coding sequence ATGTTCATAGATCTGACTCCTGAGCAGCGGCAGCTGCAGGCCGAGCTACGGGAGTACTTCGAGAACCTGATTTCGCCCGACGAGGCGAAAGCGATGGAGTCCGACCGCCACAACGAGGCCTATCGCGCGGTGATCCGGCGCATGGGCCAGGATGGCAAGCTCGGCGTCGGGTGGCCAAAAGAGTTCGGCGGCTTGGGTTTCGGCCCGATCGAGCAGTCGATCTTCGTCAACGAGGCGCACCGGGCCGACGTCCCGCTGCCCGCGGTGACGCTGCAGACGGTCGGCCCGACCCTGCAGCAGTTCGGCAGCGAGCTGCAGAAGAAGAAGTTCCTGCCGGCGATCCTCGCCGGCGAGGTGCACTTCGCGATCGGCTACACCGAGCCCGAGGCGGGCACCGACCTCGCGTCGCTGCGGACCACCGCCGTGCGCCAGGGCGACGAATACATCGTCAACGGGCAGAAGATCTTCACCACCGGCGCGCATGACGCGGACTACATCTGGCTGGCCTGCCGCACCGATCCGGAAGCCGTGAAACACAAGGGCATTTCGATCCTGATCGTCGACACGAAGGACCCCGGCTACTCCTGGACGCCGATCATCCTGTCCGACGGCGCCCACCACACCAACGCCACCTATTACAACGACGTGCGGGTGCCCGCCGACATGCTGGTCGGCGAGGAGAACGGCGGATGGCGGCTGATCACCACCCAGCTCAACAACGAGCGCGTCATGCTGGGCCCCGCCGGGCGGGTCGCCGGCATCTACGACCGCGTGCACGCGTGGGCGTCCAAGCCGGGGGCCGACGGCGTCACGCCGATCGACCACGAGGACGTCAAGCGTGCGCTCGGGGAAATCTACTCGATGTGGCGGATCAACGAGCTGCTCAACTGGCAGGTGGCCGCCGCCGGCGAGGACATCAACGTGGCCGACGCCGCGTCGACGAAAGTGTTTGGCACCGAACGCATCCAATACATCGGCCGACTCGCGGAGGAGATCGTCTTCAAGTACGGCAACCCGGCCGAGTCGGAGACCGCAGAGTTGATCAACTGGCTGGACTCGCAGACCAAGCGCAACCTGGTGATCACCTTCGGTGGGGGCGTCAACGAGGTCATGCGGGAGATGATCGCCGCCGCCGGCCTCAAGGTGCCGAGGGTGCCGCGATGA